A single Pseudomonas sp. DC1.2 DNA region contains:
- a CDS encoding ArsC family reductase, with the protein MTVSSKTLHLFGIKACDTMKKARTWLDEHAVSYDFHDYKTAGIDREHLTLWCNEHGWQVVLNRAGTTFRKLDDERKADLDQTKAIELMLAQPSMIKRPVLDLGDRTLIGFKPDIYAAALQ; encoded by the coding sequence TTGACCGTTTCAAGCAAAACGTTGCACCTTTTCGGCATCAAAGCCTGCGACACCATGAAAAAGGCGCGCACCTGGCTCGATGAACACGCTGTCAGCTACGATTTTCATGATTACAAAACGGCCGGAATCGACCGTGAACACTTGACCCTGTGGTGCAACGAACACGGCTGGCAAGTGGTGTTGAACCGTGCAGGTACGACCTTTCGCAAGCTCGATGACGAACGCAAAGCCGATCTCGACCAGACGAAAGCCATCGAACTGATGCTCGCCCAACCCTCGATGATCAAGCGCCCAGTGCTCGATCTCGGTGACCGAACCCTGATTGGCTTCAAGCCAGACATCTACGCGGCCGCACTCCAGTAA
- a CDS encoding DUF2326 domain-containing protein, whose translation MLKQVKCSLFNQTPIEFHAGLNIVLGDDEAKNSIGKSSALLVIDFAMGGNSLLVDDAGVIKVLGNHSYEITFDFGGAPLFVTRSTEQPDVVDVCDSNHVKQDEISLEAYREKLKSLYDLSELESTFRSIVGPFARIWNKGEADPDHPLAGASKERLSAGVARLLDLFERTGDVSVERAVLQTLKDKKDLMRKSMTAEIIPRITMTKYKSNNQLIKTNAQAISDIKDNFAGAITAYEALFDEKLRAIQQTKNEMINQRNLISARREKLQRDISGVTPRLAANIALVAEFFPEANLERLEQVEQFHAKIGKLVSKELKSELELLVANESEITGLITDLDQQIKLTLKAKGTPTDLFTKVFELKEVTDKAREENKFFEQKVSIDDSEAASKTRLDAIYDKIFLEIEGTINQKLEKFNNTVYGPERNPSQIRIKSANSYSFTSPLDTGTGKSYAGLVGFDLSMLSLTRLPFVIHDSMIYKNIEIAATEHIIRILASFKQKQIFLAFDEAKKFSLATQQILQNNKVLQLHRDKLLYTKDWRAKVKRT comes from the coding sequence ATGCTTAAACAGGTGAAGTGCAGTCTATTCAATCAAACCCCTATTGAATTCCATGCTGGACTAAATATTGTCCTTGGTGATGACGAAGCCAAGAACTCTATTGGCAAATCATCAGCTCTCTTGGTGATCGACTTCGCAATGGGCGGTAATAGCCTATTGGTAGACGACGCCGGAGTTATTAAGGTGCTTGGGAACCATTCATACGAAATCACATTTGACTTCGGTGGCGCCCCCCTATTCGTAACTAGGTCTACTGAGCAGCCAGACGTCGTTGATGTCTGCGACTCCAACCATGTTAAACAAGACGAAATATCATTAGAAGCGTATAGAGAAAAGCTAAAAAGCCTCTACGACCTGTCTGAGCTAGAGAGCACCTTTCGATCCATTGTTGGCCCATTTGCTCGGATATGGAACAAGGGCGAAGCCGATCCAGATCACCCATTGGCGGGAGCTTCAAAAGAAAGGCTCAGCGCCGGGGTGGCCAGGCTGCTCGATCTCTTTGAACGCACCGGTGATGTTTCCGTGGAGCGGGCTGTACTTCAGACCTTGAAAGATAAAAAAGATCTGATGAGAAAGTCGATGACTGCGGAAATCATTCCACGGATCACGATGACCAAATACAAATCCAACAACCAGCTAATTAAAACTAATGCACAAGCCATTAGTGATATCAAGGATAATTTCGCTGGAGCCATCACCGCATACGAAGCCCTGTTCGACGAAAAATTAAGGGCTATCCAACAAACCAAAAACGAGATGATAAATCAGAGAAATCTGATTTCAGCTAGAAGAGAAAAGCTTCAGAGGGACATATCTGGCGTAACACCTCGCCTCGCTGCAAACATAGCTCTTGTTGCTGAATTTTTCCCAGAAGCCAACCTAGAAAGACTCGAACAGGTAGAGCAATTCCACGCAAAAATTGGCAAGCTAGTCAGCAAAGAACTTAAAAGCGAACTTGAGCTTTTGGTCGCAAATGAATCTGAGATTACCGGACTTATCACCGACCTGGATCAACAAATAAAACTCACCCTTAAAGCTAAAGGCACCCCCACAGACCTATTCACGAAAGTCTTTGAACTTAAAGAGGTTACCGACAAGGCTAGGGAAGAGAATAAATTCTTCGAGCAGAAGGTTTCAATTGATGATAGCGAGGCCGCTTCCAAAACGCGCCTAGATGCTATCTACGACAAAATATTTCTTGAGATTGAAGGCACCATCAACCAGAAGCTTGAGAAATTTAACAATACTGTTTACGGGCCTGAACGCAACCCGTCACAGATTCGCATTAAGAGTGCAAATTCTTACAGCTTTACTTCGCCATTGGATACTGGAACAGGAAAATCGTATGCAGGCTTGGTTGGATTTGATTTGTCAATGCTTTCGCTCACGCGCCTGCCATTTGTCATCCATGATTCGATGATCTATAAAAACATCGAAATTGCCGCCACTGAGCATATCATTCGAATTCTAGCCTCATTTAAACAAAAGCAAATTTTCCTAGCTTTTGATGAGGCGAAAAAGTTCAGCCTCGCGACTCAGCAGATCCTGCAAAACAATAAGGTATTACAATTGCATCGCGACAAACTGCTCTATACGAAGGACTGGCGGGCAAAAGTGAAGAGGACATAA
- the dapD gene encoding 2,3,4,5-tetrahydropyridine-2,6-dicarboxylate N-succinyltransferase: MSTTLFSLAFGVGTQNRQGAWLEVFYAQPLLTPSAELVAAIAPILGYTEGNQAIAFSTAQAAQLAEALKSVDAAQAALLTRLAESHKPLVATILADDAQLTSTPEAYLKLHLLSHRLVKPHGLNLAGVFPLLPNVAWTSQGAIDLAELAERQLEARLRGELLEVFSVDKFPKMTDYVVPAGVRIADAARIRLGAYVGEGTTVMHEGFVNFNAGTEGPGMIEGRVSAGVFVGKGSDLGGGCSTMGTLSGGGNIVIKVGEGCLIGANAGIGIPLGDRNTVESGLYVTAGTKVALLDEHNTLVKVVKARELAGQPDLLFRRNSETGAVECKTHKSAIELNEALHAHN; this comes from the coding sequence ATGTCCACTACCCTGTTCAGCCTGGCCTTTGGTGTTGGCACTCAAAACCGTCAAGGCGCATGGCTGGAAGTGTTTTACGCACAGCCACTGCTCACCCCTTCGGCCGAACTGGTCGCGGCAATCGCACCGATCCTGGGTTACACCGAAGGCAATCAGGCGATCGCGTTCAGCACCGCTCAGGCCGCTCAGCTGGCCGAAGCACTGAAAAGCGTCGACGCCGCCCAGGCAGCCTTGCTGACACGTCTGGCCGAAAGCCACAAGCCGCTGGTTGCCACGATTCTGGCCGACGACGCGCAACTGACGTCCACCCCAGAGGCTTACCTCAAGCTGCACCTGCTGTCTCATCGTCTGGTCAAGCCACACGGCCTGAACCTGGCCGGCGTGTTCCCGTTGCTGCCAAACGTGGCCTGGACCAGCCAGGGCGCAATCGACCTCGCTGAGCTGGCCGAGCGTCAACTCGAAGCCCGCCTGCGCGGCGAACTGCTGGAAGTGTTCTCGGTGGACAAGTTCCCGAAGATGACCGACTACGTGGTTCCGGCCGGCGTGCGCATCGCTGACGCGGCCCGTATTCGTCTGGGCGCCTACGTGGGCGAAGGCACCACCGTCATGCACGAAGGTTTCGTCAACTTCAACGCGGGCACCGAAGGTCCGGGCATGATTGAAGGCCGTGTCTCGGCCGGCGTATTCGTCGGCAAGGGTTCGGACCTGGGCGGCGGCTGCTCCACCATGGGCACGCTGTCGGGCGGCGGCAACATCGTGATCAAGGTGGGCGAAGGCTGCCTGATCGGCGCCAACGCCGGCATCGGCATCCCGCTGGGCGACCGCAACACCGTTGAATCGGGCCTGTACGTGACCGCGGGGACCAAAGTGGCACTGCTGGACGAACACAACACGCTGGTCAAAGTCGTCAAGGCTCGCGAACTGGCGGGTCAACCTGACCTGTTGTTCCGCCGCAACTCAGAGACCGGTGCCGTGGAATGCAAAACCCACAAATCGGCCATCGAGCTGAACGAAGCGCTGCACGCTCACAACTAA
- a CDS encoding ABC-three component system middle component 7, with translation MHVILAEKELGETVAQALAKTRDKFLDTSEFLAAMDVLFFLGYLDIQDETGVIEYA, from the coding sequence ATGCACGTAATCCTAGCAGAGAAGGAGCTTGGCGAAACAGTAGCCCAAGCCCTCGCGAAGACTCGCGATAAATTCTTAGACACCTCTGAATTTCTTGCTGCGATGGATGTTCTATTTTTTCTAGGTTATTTAGATATTCAGGATGAAACTGGAGTGATTGAATATGCTTAA
- a CDS encoding SufE family protein, translated as MSLPADAVTALDTFQNAAGWEQRARLLMQWGDRLPALSDVDKVDANRVHGCESQVWLVGSLNDGHWLFAASSDARLIRGLVALLLARVNGLSALELRQVDLPDWFNQLGLSRQLSPSRSNGLNAVLQRMKELAAPL; from the coding sequence ATGAGTTTGCCGGCCGACGCCGTCACCGCGCTGGACACTTTTCAAAATGCCGCCGGCTGGGAGCAGCGGGCGCGGTTGCTGATGCAGTGGGGCGACCGACTGCCGGCGTTGAGCGATGTGGATAAAGTCGACGCCAACCGGGTACATGGTTGTGAAAGTCAGGTCTGGTTGGTGGGTTCGCTAAATGACGGCCACTGGCTGTTTGCCGCGAGCAGCGATGCACGATTGATTCGCGGGTTGGTGGCGTTGCTGCTGGCACGAGTCAACGGTTTGTCCGCGCTTGAGTTGCGGCAGGTGGATTTGCCGGATTGGTTTAATCAGCTTGGGCTGAGCCGCCAGCTCTCCCCTTCGCGCAGTAATGGCCTTAATGCCGTTTTACAGCGAATGAAAGAATTGGCCGCGCCCTTGTAG
- the tcdA gene encoding tRNA cyclic N6-threonylcarbamoyladenosine(37) synthase TcdA → MSTEDPRFAGIARLYGIEGLARLRAAHVAIVGVGGVGSWAAEAVARCGVGEISLFDLDDVCVSNANRQLHALDSTVGKPKVEVMAERLRGINPDCTVHAVADFVTRETMAEYITPNIDCVIDCIDSVNAKAALIAWCKRRKIQIITTGGAGGQIDPTLIQVCDLNRTFNDPLASKVRSTLRRDYNFSRTVTRHYSVPCVFSTEQLRYPKPDGSICLQKSFVGDGVKLDCAGGFGAVMMVTATFGMVAATKAVDKIVAGVRRPADRVKSAV, encoded by the coding sequence ATGAGTACAGAAGATCCGCGGTTTGCCGGCATTGCTCGGTTGTATGGCATTGAGGGCCTGGCACGCTTGCGCGCGGCCCATGTGGCGATCGTCGGCGTCGGTGGTGTGGGTTCCTGGGCGGCGGAAGCCGTTGCCCGGTGCGGTGTGGGCGAGATTTCGCTGTTCGACCTGGATGACGTTTGCGTCAGTAACGCCAACCGCCAACTGCACGCGCTGGACAGCACCGTCGGCAAACCCAAGGTCGAAGTAATGGCCGAACGCTTGCGCGGCATCAATCCAGACTGCACGGTACACGCCGTGGCGGATTTCGTGACGCGCGAAACCATGGCCGAGTACATCACGCCCAACATCGACTGCGTGATCGATTGCATCGACAGCGTCAATGCCAAGGCGGCGCTGATTGCTTGGTGCAAGCGCCGCAAGATTCAGATCATTACCACCGGCGGCGCGGGCGGGCAGATTGATCCGACGCTGATCCAGGTCTGCGACCTGAACCGTACCTTCAACGACCCGCTGGCCTCGAAAGTGCGCTCCACGTTGCGCCGCGATTACAACTTCTCCCGCACCGTGACCCGTCATTACAGCGTGCCCTGTGTCTTTTCCACCGAACAACTGCGCTACCCGAAGCCGGACGGCAGTATTTGTTTGCAGAAGAGTTTTGTCGGCGATGGCGTGAAGCTCGACTGTGCGGGTGGTTTTGGCGCGGTGATGATGGTGACGGCGACGTTCGGCATGGTCGCGGCAACCAAGGCTGTGGATAAAATTGTGGCGGGTGTGCGGCGGCCGGCAGATCGGGTTAAATCTGCGGTTTAA
- a CDS encoding cysteine desulfurase, translated as MMIASPWRADFPAIAALQRQGQTYLDSAATTQKPQALLDAMAHYYANGAANVHRAQHLPGALATQAFEDSRRKVSQWLNAGDSGHIIFTHGATSALNLLAYGLEHRFNPGDEIVISALEHHANLLPWQQLAHRRNLKLVILPLDAQGLIDLGAAVRLIGPSTRLLAVSQLSNVLGAWQPLPALLALAKAHNALTVVDGAQGVVHGRHDMQALGCDFYVFSSHKLYGPDGLGVLFGRHQALECLRPWQFGGEMVLDADYHDARFRPAPLGFEAGTPPIASVIGLGATLDYLAGLDQDAVSAHEAALHGYLLKGLEARNGIRLLGKPQLALASFVVEGVHNSDVAHLLTEQGIAVRAGHHCAMPLLKSFELAGAIRVSLALYNDSADLERFFEALDQALELLR; from the coding sequence ATGATGATTGCCTCTCCCTGGCGCGCCGATTTTCCGGCCATCGCCGCATTGCAGCGGCAGGGCCAGACGTATCTGGACAGCGCCGCCACCACGCAAAAACCCCAAGCACTGCTTGATGCCATGGCGCATTACTACGCCAACGGCGCGGCCAACGTGCATCGGGCGCAACACCTGCCCGGCGCCCTCGCCACTCAGGCGTTCGAGGACAGCCGTCGCAAAGTCAGTCAATGGCTGAACGCCGGCGACAGCGGGCATATCATCTTCACCCACGGCGCGACTTCCGCGCTGAACCTCTTGGCTTATGGCCTGGAACATCGCTTTAATCCGGGCGATGAGATTGTCATCAGCGCGCTGGAGCATCACGCCAACCTGTTGCCGTGGCAGCAATTAGCGCACCGCCGCAACTTGAAGCTGGTCATTCTGCCGCTGGATGCCCAAGGGCTGATTGACCTTGGTGCCGCCGTCCGATTGATCGGCCCAAGCACCCGGCTGCTGGCCGTCAGCCAGTTGTCCAACGTCCTCGGTGCTTGGCAACCTCTGCCCGCCCTGCTGGCGCTGGCCAAAGCACACAACGCATTGACCGTGGTCGACGGCGCTCAGGGTGTGGTCCATGGCCGGCATGACATGCAGGCCCTCGGTTGCGACTTCTATGTGTTTTCCAGCCACAAGCTCTATGGCCCCGATGGTTTGGGGGTGCTGTTTGGGCGCCATCAAGCCCTCGAGTGCCTGCGGCCATGGCAGTTCGGCGGTGAGATGGTGCTCGACGCCGATTACCACGACGCACGTTTTCGTCCGGCGCCACTGGGGTTTGAAGCTGGCACACCGCCGATTGCGAGTGTGATTGGTCTTGGCGCCACGCTGGATTACCTCGCCGGGCTGGATCAGGACGCGGTGTCCGCCCATGAAGCGGCGCTGCATGGCTATTTGCTCAAGGGGCTTGAGGCGCGCAACGGCATTCGCTTGCTGGGCAAACCGCAATTGGCACTCGCCAGTTTTGTGGTCGAAGGTGTGCATAACTCGGATGTGGCGCACTTGCTGACGGAGCAAGGGATTGCCGTGCGCGCCGGACACCACTGCGCCATGCCGCTGCTCAAAAGCTTCGAACTGGCCGGCGCGATCCGGGTGTCGCTAGCGCTCTACAACGACTCCGCAGACCTGGAGCGGTTCTTTGAAGCGCTGGATCAGGCGCTGGAGTTACTGCGATGA